The Bacillota bacterium genome includes the window TGCCGGAAACGCCTCACCCAGCTCACGGGACGGATCCTCCAGGCCTCACGAGTAGCGGATGCGCGGGTCGACCGCCGTGTAGAGCAGGTCGACCAGCAGGTTGATGAGCACGACCAGGGTGGCGTAGACGAGGATGATGCCCTGGATCATGGGGTAGTCACGGGCGAAGATGGAGTTGACCAGCAGCTGCCCCATGCCCGGCCAGCCGAAGACCGTCTCGGTCAGCACGGCGCCGCCCAGCAGGTTGCCGAACTGGAGCGCGATCACCGTCAGGATGGGCAGGAAGGCGTTGCGCAGCGCGTGGACGAAGATGACGCGCCCCCTCCCCACCCCCTTGGCGGTGGCGGTGCGCACGTAGTCCTGGCGGAGCGTCTCCAGCATGGCCGCCCGCGTCATGCGCGCCACCAGCGCCACGGAGAAGAGCGCCAGTGTCAGCGCCGGCAGCACGATGGCCCCCGGCCGGTCGGCGCCGGCCGCCGGCAGCCAGTGCAGGTCGACGGCGAAGAGGATGATCAGGAGCAGCCCCAGCCAGTAGACCGGCATGGAGATGCCCGCCAGCGCCCCCACCGAGACCAGGAAGTCCAGCCAGCTGGTCCGCCGCACCGCCGCCGCCACGCCCATCAGGATGCCGCTCACCGAGCCGACCAGCGTGGCTGCCACCGCCAGCTCCAGCGTGTAGGGCAACCGGGCGAGGATCTCGGCCAGCACCGGCTGCGAGGTGCGCGCCGAGACGCCCAGGTTGCCCTGCAGCAGCTGGAGGAGGAAGGTGGCGAACTGCGTCGCCAGCGGCTGGTCCAGCCCCAGCTGGTGGCGGATCTGCGCCACCTGCTGGTCGGTGGCCAGGAGGCCGGCGATGACCCGCGCCGGGTCGCCGGGCAAGAGCCGGACGAGCAGGAAGACGGCGACGGCCACCCCGAGGAGAGTGACCACCGAGGTGGCCAGCCGTCTCGCCACGTAGACTGCGGTTCCGCTCAACGCCGCCCCCGGCGCCTCACTGGGCCGGCCGCGCGTTCAGGATGTCGAACATCTCGTTGGGCAGGTAGGACACCCCCGTGATCTTGGCCGAGTAGACGATGGGGAAGCGTTGCGTCCAGAGGAAGATCCAGGGCGCATCGCTCCAGATCTGCTTCGACGCCTCGCAGTAGAGCTGCTGGCGCTGCGCCGGATCCACCGTCTGCCCCGCCTGGGCGACCAGCTGCTCCACCTTGGGGTTCGTGTAGAAGGAGCTGGCCAGCCCGGCCGGCGGCCAGTCGGCCTTGAGGAACTGGACCATCTGCTGCTCGGCGTCCATGTAGCCCGGCGCCCAGCCCAGCATGTGGAGCTGGGTGGTGTTCTCGTTGAGCGGCTTGGTCATGGTGGCCACGTAGGTCGGCCAGTCCATGGTCTGGACGCTCGTCTGCACGCCCACCTTGGCCAGGTCGCCGGCGATGGCCTGCGCCGCCTGGAAGTCCTGCACGTAGCGGCCGGTGGGGGCGATGAAGCGGAGCGTCAGCGAAGGCTCGCCCGCCTCCTGCAGGAGCTGCTTCGCCTTGGCCGGGTCGTACGGATAGGCGCCGATGGAGCAGTAGCCGAAGAGGCTCTTGGCCATGGGCGCGTCCATGGGGTCGGCGGCGCCGAAGAGGACGTTCTGAATGATGGCCTGCTTGTCGACCGCGTAGTTGAGCGCCTGGCGGACGCGCGGATCCTTCAGCTTGGGATCCTGGGTGTTGATGGCGATGAAGATGGTCCGGTCGCTGGGTGCCAAGAGCACCTTGACCGCCGGGTTCTGCTGCAGCGCCTTCAGGTCGGAGGCCGGCGGCAGGATGATCACGTCCGCCTGGCCGGCCAGCAGCATGCTCTCCCGCGTGGCCGCCTCGGGCACCACCTTGAAGACGACGCTGCCGTAGTACGGCTTCTGGCCCCAGTAGCCGTCGAAGCGGGCGAGGGTGATGTGGTCGTTCTTCACCCACTCCTTGAAGGCGTAGGGCCCGGTGCCCACCGGATGCTGGTAGTTCTCGTAGGTGTTGCCGTACTTGTCGATGGAGGCCGGCGAGATGATGGCCGCCGCCGTCTCGGTCAGGGCGCTCACCAGCGCCGGCGCCGGGTGCTTCAGGTGGAGGACGACCGTCTGGGGGTCCTTGGCCTCCACCGACTGGATGGCGGTGAAGGGGCCGCGGAGCGGGACCTTCACCTTGGGGTCGAGCATCCGGTCGAGGCTGAACTTGACCGCCTGCGCGTCGAAGGGCGTGCCGTCCTGGAAGCGGACGCCGGTGCGCAGGTGGAAGGTGACCGTCAGCCCGTCGGGCGAGGGCTCCCAGCTGGTGGCCAGGAGGGGCTGGGTCTTGCCGT containing:
- a CDS encoding ABC transporter permease is translated as MSGTAVYVARRLATSVVTLLGVAVAVFLLVRLLPGDPARVIAGLLATDQQVAQIRHQLGLDQPLATQFATFLLQLLQGNLGVSARTSQPVLAEILARLPYTLELAVAATLVGSVSGILMGVAAAVRRTSWLDFLVSVGALAGISMPVYWLGLLLIILFAVDLHWLPAAGADRPGAIVLPALTLALFSVALVARMTRAAMLETLRQDYVRTATAKGVGRGRVIFVHALRNAFLPILTVIALQFGNLLGGAVLTETVFGWPGMGQLLVNSIFARDYPMIQGIILVYATLVVLINLLVDLLYTAVDPRIRYS
- a CDS encoding ABC transporter substrate-binding protein, whose translation is MTLSACGGGGGSANTSGQGQGGQGGGQAGQTSQSQTLTVAIGIDADTLDPAGQTTTTIQNILDYVTQPLVALDKDGKTQPLLATSWEPSPDGLTVTFHLRTGVRFQDGTPFDAQAVKFSLDRMLDPKVKVPLRGPFTAIQSVEAKDPQTVVLHLKHPAPALVSALTETAAAIISPASIDKYGNTYENYQHPVGTGPYAFKEWVKNDHITLARFDGYWGQKPYYGSVVFKVVPEAATRESMLLAGQADVIILPPASDLKALQQNPAVKVLLAPSDRTIFIAINTQDPKLKDPRVRQALNYAVDKQAIIQNVLFGAADPMDAPMAKSLFGYCSIGAYPYDPAKAKQLLQEAGEPSLTLRFIAPTGRYVQDFQAAQAIAGDLAKVGVQTSVQTMDWPTYVATMTKPLNENTTQLHMLGWAPGYMDAEQQMVQFLKADWPPAGLASSFYTNPKVEQLVAQAGQTVDPAQRQQLYCEASKQIWSDAPWIFLWTQRFPIVYSAKITGVSYLPNEMFDILNARPAQ